A genome region from Myroides fluvii includes the following:
- a CDS encoding autotransporter outer membrane beta-barrel domain-containing protein, whose product MKTKLLVCFALPCLMLHAQDKDAIPLQQLKEELKKEIIQELKEDKKKLIPLSNFTLSGYGAVNYYNYGRYDTDPNIKNKFDAERLNLYLGYRFNDWISLKTEIEFEHGGTGSTIELDTQEEFGEYEKEIESGGEVKLEQIHLDFKISPYFNVRVGRMKLHMNLAQNLDRPTQYFTTYKQEMENEILPLGWYENGIQFYGSFLKNRLSYEFSITNGLDATGFSSRNWIKRGHQTRFEMAVGNSLAYTARLDYKFGTNRNTFAGVSAYINDAAANRPKRDMDVSAYVTILEAHVSYDEQYLKFSSVFLYGNVENSNIVSRKNANLSNNLGVKRTPVGKNMIGFSGDVGYEVLHFFNTTTSQKLYPFVRYEYYDTMHETEGAVVRKPRWERSVWTSGINWFVHPQIVVKAHYSTRRLGSDHYDPVTSLNTGNKQKENTFSAGIGFTF is encoded by the coding sequence ATGAAAACAAAATTATTGGTTTGTTTTGCCCTCCCGTGCTTGATGTTGCACGCCCAAGACAAAGACGCAATTCCACTACAACAACTCAAAGAAGAACTCAAAAAGGAAATTATCCAAGAGCTCAAAGAGGACAAGAAAAAATTGATTCCCCTTAGCAATTTTACCTTAAGTGGGTATGGTGCTGTCAATTATTACAACTACGGCCGTTATGATACAGATCCAAACATTAAGAACAAATTTGACGCTGAGCGATTGAATTTATATTTGGGCTATCGCTTTAACGATTGGATTAGCTTAAAAACCGAAATTGAATTCGAACACGGAGGTACAGGTTCAACCATAGAACTAGATACACAGGAAGAATTTGGTGAATATGAGAAAGAAATTGAATCAGGAGGAGAAGTTAAATTAGAGCAAATTCACCTTGATTTTAAAATCAGTCCCTATTTCAATGTGCGTGTGGGGCGCATGAAACTGCATATGAATTTAGCTCAAAACCTCGATCGTCCAACGCAGTATTTTACCACGTACAAGCAAGAAATGGAAAATGAAATACTCCCTTTGGGATGGTATGAAAACGGAATTCAGTTTTATGGTAGTTTTCTCAAAAATCGCTTGAGCTATGAATTCTCTATCACCAACGGGTTGGATGCTACGGGATTTAGTTCGAGAAACTGGATAAAAAGAGGACATCAAACGAGATTTGAAATGGCTGTCGGCAATAGCTTAGCCTACACTGCTCGATTGGATTATAAGTTTGGAACAAACCGAAATACGTTTGCAGGAGTTTCTGCTTATATCAATGATGCGGCTGCCAATAGACCTAAAAGAGACATGGACGTATCGGCTTACGTTACTATTTTAGAAGCTCATGTCAGCTATGATGAACAATACTTAAAATTTAGCTCGGTATTCTTATATGGCAATGTTGAAAACTCTAATATTGTCAGCCGAAAAAATGCCAACCTCTCCAATAATCTAGGGGTAAAACGCACCCCAGTTGGGAAAAATATGATTGGTTTTTCTGGAGATGTAGGATATGAAGTCTTACACTTCTTCAACACAACAACATCCCAAAAACTCTATCCTTTTGTGCGTTACGAATACTACGATACCATGCATGAAACTGAAGGAGCTGTTGTGCGCAAACCGCGTTGGGAACGAAGTGTATGGACTAGTGGTATCAACTGGTTTGTACATCCTCAAATTGTTGTAAAAGCGCATTATTCAACCCGACGTTTAGGCTCCGATCACTACGACCCTGTAACATCTTTAAATACAGGAAATAAACAAAAAGAGAACACCTTCTCTGCAGGAATAGGATTTACATTTTAA
- a CDS encoding thioredoxin family protein, whose translation MKIFYVLCAFAMTQLSMGQTFNDAMKKASNEDKNILLVFAGSDWCAPCIKLDKEIFQTEVFEREKAKWVLYKADFLKKSKLAETVKKENGQLADQYNPEGYFPLVVILNSKGKVLGKLGYSKDTPSDYIKKLRAFIQ comes from the coding sequence ATGAAAATTTTTTATGTACTCTGTGCGTTTGCAATGACTCAGTTAAGTATGGGTCAAACATTTAATGATGCAATGAAAAAGGCATCAAATGAAGATAAAAATATACTTTTAGTTTTTGCTGGATCAGATTGGTGCGCCCCTTGCATTAAGCTAGATAAAGAAATCTTTCAAACGGAAGTGTTCGAAAGAGAAAAGGCAAAATGGGTGTTGTATAAGGCGGATTTTTTGAAGAAATCTAAACTCGCTGAAACGGTGAAGAAAGAGAACGGACAATTAGCCGACCAATACAATCCTGAAGGGTATTTTCCTCTTGTTGTTATTTTGAATTCCAAAGGCAAAGTACTAGGTAAATTGGGATATTCGAAAGATACGCCTTCGGATTATATCAAAAAACTACGCGCTTTTATTCAGTAA
- a CDS encoding FAD:protein FMN transferase: MSSIFTRSFFLMGCHFDLTLVADEVSVADRLMEGAIAEMKRIEYLLSEWIPTTPVSIVNANAGLQPVSVPDELLQLTTRALNFSKLTDGAFDITLAGLNQIWIYDGTMSRVPSPAKLKEAIRYVGYQQVQLDCEKQTLFLRQKKMKIGFGSIGKAYAADCAKALLLAQGVEAGIVNASGDMAVWGVQPDGKPWTVGIVNPLNKEKVFATIPIQDGAVVTSGTYEKYALINNKKYSHIIDPRTGIPTTEIASVTVFAPKAEMANGISTSIAVMGIQTGLHFVNQIPAVRCVIVDHAGNVFTSNNIKTNKI; this comes from the coding sequence ATGTCTTCAATTTTTACGCGCTCTTTTTTCCTGATGGGATGTCATTTTGATCTCACCCTAGTTGCTGACGAGGTCAGTGTTGCCGATCGGTTGATGGAAGGTGCTATTGCGGAAATGAAACGCATAGAGTACCTACTTTCGGAGTGGATACCAACTACCCCTGTTTCTATTGTTAATGCCAATGCTGGACTACAACCTGTTAGCGTTCCGGATGAACTTTTGCAACTTACAACTAGGGCGTTAAACTTTTCAAAACTAACGGATGGTGCGTTTGATATTACCCTAGCAGGTCTAAATCAAATTTGGATTTATGACGGTACAATGAGTCGAGTTCCTTCTCCCGCAAAATTAAAAGAAGCTATTCGCTATGTAGGATATCAACAGGTTCAATTGGATTGCGAAAAACAAACGCTGTTTTTAAGACAAAAAAAGATGAAGATTGGTTTTGGGTCGATTGGAAAAGCGTATGCTGCAGATTGTGCTAAAGCTTTGCTCCTTGCTCAAGGAGTCGAAGCCGGAATCGTTAATGCTTCTGGCGATATGGCTGTTTGGGGCGTACAGCCTGACGGAAAACCGTGGACGGTGGGGATTGTCAATCCACTGAACAAAGAAAAAGTTTTTGCCACGATTCCCATTCAAGATGGAGCTGTAGTCACTTCGGGTACGTATGAAAAGTATGCTCTTATAAACAATAAAAAGTATTCCCATATTATTGATCCGCGTACAGGTATACCTACAACCGAAATAGCAAGTGTGACTGTTTTTGCTCCAAAGGCAGAAATGGCGAATGGCATATCAACCTCTATTGCTGTTATGGGGATTCAAACTGGGCTACACTTTGTCAATCAAATTCCCGCCGTTCGCTGTGTTATCGTCGATCATGCGGGAAATGTATTCACCTCGAACAATATTAAAACCAATAAGATTTAA
- a CDS encoding DUF4266 domain-containing protein, whose product MRKLFCTGCFVLLLVSCQTVKEYEKQYINDPDMALNAHVCERYETNFQVYREGASGANGGKTGGGCGCN is encoded by the coding sequence ATGAGAAAACTATTTTGTACCGGATGTTTTGTTTTGCTTCTCGTATCCTGCCAGACAGTCAAGGAATATGAGAAACAATACATCAATGATCCTGATATGGCATTAAATGCACATGTATGTGAACGTTATGAAACCAATTTTCAAGTTTACCGAGAGGGAGCGTCAGGCGCTAACGGAGGAAAAACAGGTGGAGGTTGTGGATGTAATTAA